The sequence aagaattgatgcttttgaactgtggtgttggagaaggctcttgagagtcccttggactgcaaggagatcaaaccagtcaatcttaagggaaatcagtgctgaatattcattggaaggactgatgctgaagctgaaactccaatacattgtcCACTTGAcacgaaaaactgactcatttgaaaagaccctgatgctgggaaagattgaaggtgggaagaaaagaggatgacagaggatgagatggttgcatggcatcacagactcaatggacatgagtctgagcaagttttgggaattggtggtggacagggaagcctggtgtgctgcagtccatggggttgcaaagagtcggacatgactgaatgactgaactgatatacctgacatcagttcagttcagttcaatcactcagtcatgtctgactctttgcgaccccatggactgcaggacaccaggcttccctgtccatcaccaactccccaagcttgctcaaacctGACATACCTGACATATCTCATGACTTAGAGGCATTGCCCAGAGACAACAAAACTATCTGCTATGAAATAGACTACGTTTGACGTCAGAATTCTCTGTACAAGTGTTTAATCCACTCGGGGCTCCCAGTAGGGAATATCTCTTATCAGATATTTGACTATTGCTAAAGTCAAACCACTAGTGACTAGTAAGGTAGGTCCTCCAAACTAGGTGTTTAGACTTCAAATCCAAGACTCTTTATATTGGATTAATATTAAATTGCTTATTTGTATAATGAGATTAAGGGCTGATTACTGACTATTCTCAGCAACCATTTTTGGAAACTGGTACAACTGAGGCTGTTCCAGTACACTGAACTTCCTATCAGGGTCTCTCTTATTTCTGCCCAACAGTCTCTTGATCCATAGTCTCTTCACGGCATTTTTCACCTCCATGTTTCTCAGGGTGTAGACCAGAGGGTTCAACATGGGTGTGATGATGGTGTAAAATACAGCCACTATCTTGTCTTCAGGGAAAGTGGTGGAAGGTCTCAGGTACATGAAGAGGCAGGGGACGAAAAACAAGATGACCACAATGATATGGGAAGCACATGTGGAGAGGGCCTTGCGCCTCCCCTCTGATGAGCAGGTCTTGAAAGAAAGCAAGATGACAGTGTAAGAACCGACAAGAATGACGAAGCAGCTCAGTGAAATCATGCCACTGTTGGCCACCACCACGAGCCCCGCCACATACGTGTCTGTGCAAGCCAGCTTCAGTAAAGGGTGGACATCACAGAAGTAGTGGTCGATCAGGTTGGGGCCACGGAAGGGCAGTTGTACGGTGAGCATGGTCTGGACAAAAGCATGCACAAAGCCTGCTCGCCAGCAGAACACCAGCAAGAGGGAGCAGAACTTCCAGTCCATGATGGTCAAATAGTGCCGAGGCTTACAGATGGCCACGTGCCTGTCATAGGCCATCACTGTGAGGATAAAGATTTCTGTGCAGCCAAACAGGCGCGAGAAAAAGAGCTGGAGCATACAGCCGACAAAAGAGATTCTTGTGTCCTTGACTTGAAAGTCAATAATCAGCTTGGGAGCCGTGACAGAGGAATAGCAGATGTCAACAAAGGATAGGAagctgaggaagaagtacatcAGACAGCTGAGGTTTGGGCTCCTTAGAACAgtcattataattaaaaaatttcctGTCATGAGGATTACGTAAAAGAGTAGGAACAAAATGAAGCATAGTTGCTGTACTTCCTTATTTTGGGAAAGACCCATGAGGATAAATTCAGTAACATTATTTCCCATGAAACATGGAAGTTTACAAGAGAGAAATGCTTTGTCTTTTGCCtgttggaaaaaggaaaaaggacaaTTAGATTGGGG comes from Dama dama isolate Ldn47 chromosome 1, ASM3311817v1, whole genome shotgun sequence and encodes:
- the LOC133062229 gene encoding olfactory receptor 4S2-like, whose protein sequence is MGNNVTEFILMGLSQNKEVQQLCFILFLLFYVILMTGNFLIIMTVLRSPNLSCLMYFFLSFLSFVDICYSSVTAPKLIIDFQVKDTRISFVGCMLQLFFSRLFGCTEIFILTVMAYDRHVAICKPRHYLTIMDWKFCSLLLVFCWRAGFVHAFVQTMLTVQLPFRGPNLIDHYFCDVHPLLKLACTDTYVAGLVVVANSGMISLSCFVILVGSYTVILLSFKTCSSEGRRKALSTCASHIIVVILFFVPCLFMYLRPSTTFPEDKIVAVFYTIITPMLNPLVYTLRNMEVKNAVKRLWIKRLLGRNKRDPDRKFSVLEQPQLYQFPKMVAENSQ